The Stomoxys calcitrans chromosome 3, idStoCalc2.1, whole genome shotgun sequence genome includes a region encoding these proteins:
- the LOC106085069 gene encoding endothelin-converting enzyme-like 1, with translation MSPLIRQFNGQAIVVLTLAFSIAWSTPASTNLDWEHLDKTCHSQKCDEQLNIHFLEDISKNMNPNIDPCKDFHQYACGNWKNHHREATVPLYSEKLMLGKFHKIFAEQKDREELKNDKIFEKLQHYYDVCVEAMEKEDVLQLQEYVQAMKALDRLHLTSATNWPKTLRELNEYSKLDIFVYGNVERLNVHISQLNIYPHNTEKAANLTQEIYDVLSHHNYTQETLKELQQSFLSLEADLANMVNNCISIAKHDEKCGYSTDMPWKELLQYNSSLHWKSLFAAHALEPQSIVAVTKLNSIHQIFHYLDSQKQQFLYSLTRFLNQVHGLAHNLRSDKDSPASQVCLHQMLRICPLFMNYVYEEVYYDNQKRSLSDVVIVKLFEQIKHQLAVKLDQNPWLLPEDSVGYFRAKLQMRQLNIGNVPQNVSLSFYEQLVADLKVAPEQNFYHNHLEAQRHFQSLQTNLSSMPSIAISFELLSPNLAAIDYNSPFCSQNLIIIPFNYLQAPFYDHELWPSLLYGDFANTLGHELAHDYDVDYLRFDYEGNYNDQQSAKIAENMQFQQNIKCLEKQPTNFLAERIADIGGLRLVLNAFVKSSQYLRKNGKIFFLQYAQFFCGGADEKLFAQQDPTHDVDSVRLNYTLSQFREFAEVFECPMGSPMNPSEKCTWW, from the coding sequence ATGTCTCCCCTAATACGCCAATTCAATGGCCAAGCTATAGTTGTATTAACTTTGGCTTTTAGCATAGCTTGGAGCACTCCTGCATCTACTAACTTAGACTGGGAACATTTGGATAAAACCTGTCACTCTCAAAAATGTGATGAACAATTGAATATCCATTTCTTAGAAGACATATCCAAAAACATGAATCCGAATATAGATCCTTGCAAGGATTTCCATCAATATGCCTGTGGCAATTGGAAGAACCATCATCGGGAAGCAACGGTGCCGCTGTATTCGGAAAAATTAATGCTAGGCAAATTCCACAAAATCTTCGCAGAGCAAAAAGACAGAGAGGAGCTGAAAAATGataaaatattcgaaaaattacAACACTACTACGATGTATGTGTAGAAGCAATGGAGAAGGAGGACGTTTTGCAGTTGCAGGAGTATGTTCAAGCAATGAAAGCATTGGATCGTTTGCACTTAACCTCGGCAACAAATTGGCCTAAGACTCTCAGGGAGTTGAATGAGTATTCAAAGCTGGACATTTTTGTCTATGGCAATGTGGAACGCTTAAATGTGCATATATCACAATTGAATATTTATCCTCATAATACTGAAAAGGCCGCCAACCTAACTCAGGAGATCTACGATGTCTTGAGCCATCACAATTATACCCAAGAGACCTTGAAGGAGTTGCAACAAAGTTTCTTGAGCCTCGAAGCAGATTTGGCAAACATGGTGAATAACTGCATCAGCATTGCAAAACATGATGAGAAATGTGGCTATAGTACGGACATGCCTTGGAAAGAGTTGTTGCAATACAACTCTTCCCTCCATTGGAAGTCGTTGTTTGCCGCCCATGCCTTGGAACCCCAGAGTATAGTGGCTGTGACCAAACTCAATTCGATACATCAAATTTTTCATTACTTAGATTCGCAAAAGCAGCAGTTTCTTTACTCCCTAACTCGCTTTCTTAATCAGGTGCATGGCCTAGCTCACAATCTAAGAAGTGACAAAGATTCACCAGCTTCCCAGGTATGCCTGCATCAAATGCTAAGAATATGCCCGCTCTTCATGAACTATGTCTACGAGGAGGTCTACTATGATAACCAAAAGCGATCATTGTCCGATGTGGTTATCGTAAAGTTGTTTGAACAAATCAAGCATCAGCTGGCTGTTAAGTTAGACCAAAATCCCTGGTTATTACCAGAAGATAGTGTGGGTTACTTTCGAGCCAAACTGCAGATGCGTCAACTGAATATAGGCAATGTCCCCCAGAATGTTAGCCTCAGTTTCTATGAACAACTTGTGGCAGACTTAAAGGTGGCCCCTGAGCAAAATTTCTATCACAATCATTTGGAGGCCCAACGTCATTTCCAGAGTCTGCAAACCAATTTAAGCTCTATGCCAAGCATTGCGATTAGCTTTGAACTTCTCAGCCCCAATCTGGCTGCTATTGACTATAATTCTCCATTTTGCAGTCAAAACTTAATcattatacccttcaactatCTGCAAGCTCCCTTCTATGACCATGAACTTTGGCCTTCGCTCTTGTATGGCGACTTTGCCAATACACTGGGTCATGAGTTGGCACACGACTATGATGTTGACTACCTAAGATTCGATTATGAAGGAAATTACAATGATCAGCAATCCGCTAAAATCGCTGAAAATAtgcaatttcaacaaaatatcaAATGCCTTGAAAAGCAGCCCACAAATTTCCTAGCTGAACGCATAGCCGACATTGGAGGCTTGCGTCTTGTCTTAAATGCCTTTGTCAAGAGCTCCCAGTATCTGAGGAAAAATGGCAAGATattctttctgcaatatgcccAGTTCTTTTGTGGTGGCGCCGATGAAAAGCTATTTGCACAGCAAGATCCCACACATGATGTGGACAGTGTGCGTTTGAATTATACGCTATCACAATTTCGGGAATTTGCAGAAGTCTTTGAGTGTCCCATGGGAAGCCCTATGAATCCGAGTGAGAAGTGTACATGGTGGTAG